One window of the Nicotiana tabacum cultivar K326 chromosome 4, ASM71507v2, whole genome shotgun sequence genome contains the following:
- the LOC107782569 gene encoding uncharacterized protein LOC107782569, with protein sequence MEMLRQIQLNILLMDALREIPGYAKMMKDLMSRKFNFQDLSTITLTQTCSAVVTRPMAQKLSDPGSFTIPCIIGSYAFAKALCDLGANINLMPLAIYTKLGIGRARPTLMLLQLADRTVKRPTGILDDVLIQVGKFVFPADFVILDCQVDEEIPIILGRPFLATGRALIDCETGELKLRLNNEEIIFNVQQSMRRPNEFANC encoded by the coding sequence atggaaatgcttagacaaattcaattgaatattctgCTGATGGATGCTTTGAGGGAAATTCCAGgctatgcaaaaatgatgaaggatctGATGTCTCGAAAATTTAACTTCCAGGACCTGTCTACTATAACTCTAACTCAAACTTGCAGCGCGGTAGTGACAAGACCTATGGCTCAAAAATTGTCTGATCCTGGTAGTTTCACTATCCCATGCATAATTGGAagttatgcttttgctaaagcattgtgtgacttAGGAGCCAACATCAACTTGATGCCTTTGGCAATCTACACAAAATTAggcattggcagagctagaccgACCTTAATGTTGTTGCAACTGGCTGATCGCACAGTCAAAAGGCCGACAGGAATTCTGGATGATGTGCTCATCCAAGTAGGGAAGTTTGTATTTCCTGCCGACTtcgttattcttgattgtcaagTTGACGAAGAAATACCAATAATTTTGGGGAGGCCGTTCTTAGCCACTGGGAGAGCATTGATCGactgtgagactggagagttaaAATTGAGGTTGAATAATGAGGAAATAATATTCAATGTTCAACAATCTATGAGGAGGCCCAACGAATTTGCAAATTGTTAA